In the Flavobacterium sp. J372 genome, one interval contains:
- a CDS encoding SprT-like domain-containing protein, whose amino-acid sequence MKEVLGKYVPEHALDPVFELIKLYGVHLKIVNDRVTRHGDYMRDASGYHRITVNASLNKYRFLMTLVHEIAHLAAFEKFGRNIKPHGDEWKLTFQRLMVPFIRPEIFPPQLLPLLARHFRNPKASSDTDATLSLALKQFDEKSDKNYIFELPYGSHFRIKGGKIFIKGAQRVKRFECVEVATGKIYLFNPNAEVELLP is encoded by the coding sequence TTGAAAGAGGTTTTAGGAAAATATGTGCCGGAACATGCGCTCGACCCGGTTTTTGAGCTGATAAAGCTGTATGGCGTGCACCTGAAAATTGTGAATGACCGCGTAACCCGCCACGGCGATTACATGCGCGATGCATCTGGCTACCACCGTATTACCGTAAATGCCAGCCTCAATAAATACCGCTTTTTAATGACATTGGTGCATGAAATTGCACACCTGGCAGCATTTGAAAAGTTCGGGCGCAACATAAAACCGCACGGCGATGAATGGAAGCTTACCTTCCAACGGCTGATGGTACCGTTCATACGCCCTGAGATATTTCCGCCGCAGCTGCTTCCACTTCTTGCCAGGCACTTCCGTAACCCGAAGGCCAGCAGCGATACAGATGCAACATTATCACTTGCATTGAAGCAGTTTGATGAAAAATCCGACAAAAACTATATATTTGAACTTCCGTACGGCAGCCACTTCAGGATAAAAGGAGGCAAAATATTTATAAAAGGCGCACAGCGGGTAAAGCGTTTTGAGTGTGTGGAAGTAGCTACAGGCAAGATTTACCTGTTCAACCCCAATGCTGAGGTAGAACTGCTTCCGTAA
- a CDS encoding acyloxyacyl hydrolase, which yields MLSLNRKTFGEKEWQRAFNFPDYGLSFHYQDMHNETLGELYGLYAHYNFYFFNRNLQLRLGQGIAYNTNPYDRETNFRNYAYSTHFMPSTYFMLNFNRQNIWQGLGVQAGLAFIHHSNASMRLPNTSTNTFAVNAGLNYTFGKEQQQVYTIITDSTDYAEPVKFNVVFRGGYNESGVIGIGGKPYYAASVYADKRISRKSAFQLGADVFWSQSLKQYIEYKAVAYPEENIDANTDYRKVGVFGGYELFINNLSAEVQAGAYVYAPFKDQGTFYQRIGLKYYICKELFTGISLKTHAAKAEVMEVNVGIRFY from the coding sequence ATCTTAAGCCTGAACCGTAAAACATTTGGTGAAAAAGAATGGCAACGTGCCTTTAATTTTCCTGATTACGGCCTTTCATTCCACTACCAGGATATGCACAATGAAACCCTAGGCGAGCTTTATGGGCTGTATGCACATTATAATTTCTACTTCTTTAACCGTAACCTGCAATTGCGCCTCGGGCAGGGTATTGCCTACAATACCAACCCTTATGACAGGGAAACTAACTTCCGCAACTATGCGTATAGCACGCATTTTATGCCTTCAACTTATTTTATGCTGAACTTTAACAGGCAAAATATATGGCAGGGGCTCGGTGTGCAGGCGGGCCTGGCTTTTATACATCACAGCAATGCGAGTATGAGGCTGCCTAATACCAGCACCAATACTTTTGCCGTAAATGCAGGGCTTAATTATACTTTTGGCAAAGAACAACAACAAGTCTACACTATAATAACTGACAGCACCGATTATGCCGAACCTGTAAAATTCAATGTTGTTTTCAGGGGTGGTTATAATGAGTCGGGCGTTATAGGGATTGGCGGCAAGCCATATTATGCAGCATCAGTATATGCCGATAAGCGGATAAGCCGCAAGAGTGCTTTCCAGCTTGGGGCTGATGTGTTCTGGAGCCAGTCTCTAAAGCAATATATCGAATACAAAGCTGTTGCTTATCCTGAAGAAAACATCGATGCTAATACTGATTATAGAAAAGTCGGCGTGTTTGGAGGTTATGAACTATTCATCAATAACCTTTCGGCTGAAGTACAGGCCGGTGCATATGTATATGCCCCATTTAAAGACCAGGGTACGTTTTACCAGCGCATTGGGTTGAAGTATTACATCTGCAAAGAATTATTTACAGGAATTTCACTTAAAACGCATGCAGCAAAGGCCGAGGTAATGGAAGTGAACGTGGGAATACGGTTTTATTAG
- a CDS encoding SBBP repeat-containing protein produces the protein MLYNKNGFLEYDFIVHPGADISDIKLNVTDADRVKITENGSLNIKTRLGEVTEKAPVSFDEAGKSLATSFRQNNDGSLGFSVANAPKGKMLRIDPEVVWATYYGSAGYDIAEACAVDLNGNVYLRGGTTSTSGIAAGGYQTSVTQNGLAGFVVKFNSAGQRIWATYTDGTSALFTQIAVDIAGNVYVTGETAEYWDFNATVHQTSYGGGSLDAYLIKINSNGSLGWKTYYGGNGDDYGKSVSVDANGNIYLTGYSNSTNNIATAGAFKSNLTPSEFNAWDAYLVKFSNTGNRLWATYVGGSSWDRAESCTVDAAGNIYIAGDTSSTNGIAYNGFKNTITNSLPDGFLVKFNSAGQRLWGTYYGGDNSESIYTCTTDLGGNVYIAGRTESWTDIAFNGHKNNGGLGNIGNVFSGGDGYLVKFKPDGSREWATYYGTNEYDDWAMACRADLQGNIYLSGVSQTPTEEPLLPSKAFVIKYSNSGKYIWDANYQGNNSSSGYGMAVSTSGHVYLCGATKSTSGLATGGFQNTLGGDSDAFLIKIDGSGSYNCSQPKSLAVVVTSSAAAVISWAAPGTGTPVGYEYAVTQTDEAPESGIETTTTTINQTGLSAGQYYLYVRAICAPGRFSEWASLSFCALPAPTAAPQELCGGQTIADLEAVGSGLQWYSQASGGTALASSQTVAMGTYYVSQAIDGCESARTAVAITVNPSKTYYEDADADGYGNTDSTLTACTKPMGYAEKPGDCDDADAAVQLCPGVVYTKISADYCGAIVSAMSTMVYANAAMGVSGYRFRISTNADDAMVLEKTTRWFRLNEFAGASFATQYTVEVAVFANGEWQPYGESCTITTPAFPVTKVSTQYCGTTVSSFNSLVYADGVAMASAYRFRISDGIITSIVTKPARYFIINEIPGYTYNKTYVIDVAAQINGVWGQYGSACSISTMAVPGTQLESVYCGTTVSSFASLVYATSVPLATQYLFRITTGSITMVVSKPARYLAINEIPDYTYSRTYSISVAVQVNGEYGSFGPSCTITTMPVQTSQLASGYCGGTMPKVKSVVYANHISQATRYRFSIDYAGNTYILENTARYFGLYSIPGNTYGRTYTVRVAVEVAGQWGPYGEPCTVSTPNSSTGRPGSADFAVEAEITDLKAAVRVTSYPNPYTDIFTIEMDTPSQEKVVVRVFDMNGRLVEDITVSPEELASQKLGSRYAAGVYNVIVTQGDYIKTFKVVKK, from the coding sequence GTGCTGTACAACAAAAACGGTTTCCTTGAGTATGATTTTATAGTTCACCCCGGAGCCGATATTTCGGACATAAAATTGAATGTTACAGATGCCGATAGAGTAAAAATTACAGAAAACGGGAGCCTGAATATAAAAACCCGCCTTGGTGAGGTTACAGAAAAAGCCCCTGTAAGCTTTGATGAAGCCGGTAAAAGCCTTGCAACATCTTTCCGACAAAATAATGACGGCTCTCTCGGCTTTAGTGTAGCAAATGCTCCTAAAGGCAAAATGCTGCGTATAGACCCTGAAGTGGTTTGGGCAACTTATTATGGCAGTGCAGGATATGATATTGCAGAGGCCTGTGCTGTAGACCTCAATGGGAATGTTTATTTAAGAGGCGGTACAACAAGTACATCCGGCATTGCCGCAGGAGGTTACCAAACAAGTGTAACCCAAAATGGTTTAGCAGGCTTTGTTGTAAAATTTAATAGTGCCGGGCAGCGTATTTGGGCAACTTATACAGATGGTACAAGCGCACTGTTTACACAAATAGCCGTTGATATTGCTGGCAATGTTTATGTAACAGGAGAAACCGCAGAGTATTGGGATTTTAACGCGACAGTTCATCAAACGTCTTATGGTGGTGGCAGCCTTGATGCTTACCTTATAAAAATAAATTCAAACGGGTCGCTTGGCTGGAAAACCTATTATGGCGGTAATGGTGATGATTATGGTAAATCGGTATCGGTTGATGCTAATGGCAATATTTACCTTACCGGATATAGCAACAGTACCAATAACATTGCTACAGCCGGTGCATTTAAGTCTAACCTTACTCCGAGTGAATTCAATGCCTGGGATGCGTACCTGGTTAAATTTAGCAATACCGGCAACAGGCTGTGGGCTACCTATGTTGGTGGCAGCAGCTGGGACAGAGCCGAGAGCTGTACTGTAGACGCAGCCGGAAATATATACATTGCAGGAGATACTTCAAGTACTAATGGAATAGCTTACAATGGGTTTAAAAATACTATTACAAATTCACTTCCAGATGGATTTCTTGTTAAATTTAACAGCGCAGGCCAACGCCTTTGGGGCACTTACTACGGAGGTGATAATTCTGAAAGTATTTATACCTGTACAACAGATCTGGGGGGCAATGTTTACATAGCGGGGCGCACCGAAAGCTGGACGGATATTGCTTTTAACGGTCATAAAAATAACGGGGGGCTGGGTAATATTGGCAATGTATTTAGTGGCGGAGATGGCTATCTTGTAAAATTTAAGCCTGACGGAAGCCGTGAATGGGCCACCTATTACGGAACAAATGAATATGACGACTGGGCAATGGCGTGTCGCGCCGACCTGCAGGGTAACATTTACCTTTCAGGTGTAAGCCAGACACCTACAGAGGAGCCTCTTCTGCCTTCAAAAGCATTTGTTATAAAATATAGCAATTCAGGTAAATATATCTGGGATGCAAATTATCAGGGTAACAACAGCTCATCTGGGTATGGTATGGCTGTAAGTACTTCGGGCCATGTATACCTCTGCGGAGCTACAAAAAGCACTTCAGGCCTGGCTACAGGCGGTTTCCAGAACACATTGGGTGGTGATTCAGATGCTTTCCTTATCAAAATAGATGGTTCGGGCAGTTACAATTGCTCTCAACCTAAATCACTCGCCGTAGTTGTAACTTCATCTGCCGCAGCTGTTATATCATGGGCTGCACCTGGCACCGGCACGCCTGTAGGGTATGAGTATGCCGTTACCCAAACTGACGAAGCTCCGGAAAGCGGTATAGAAACCACTACTACAACAATTAATCAGACAGGCTTATCGGCAGGTCAATATTACCTATATGTAAGGGCCATTTGCGCACCGGGCAGATTCAGTGAGTGGGCAAGCCTTTCGTTTTGCGCTTTACCGGCGCCAACAGCAGCCCCACAGGAATTATGTGGAGGGCAAACCATTGCAGACTTAGAGGCTGTTGGTTCAGGATTACAGTGGTATTCACAGGCATCCGGAGGCACTGCACTTGCATCATCGCAAACTGTCGCTATGGGTACCTATTATGTTTCTCAGGCTATTGACGGATGTGAAAGTGCGCGTACAGCGGTTGCCATAACAGTAAATCCTTCTAAAACGTATTATGAAGATGCCGATGCCGATGGTTATGGTAACACTGATAGTACACTTACTGCTTGTACAAAGCCTATGGGTTATGCAGAAAAGCCTGGTGACTGTGACGATGCTGATGCAGCAGTACAGCTTTGCCCAGGTGTAGTTTATACAAAAATAAGTGCAGACTATTGTGGTGCAATCGTATCAGCAATGAGCACGATGGTATATGCTAATGCTGCGATGGGTGTTTCAGGTTACAGGTTCCGTATTTCCACAAACGCTGATGATGCCATGGTTTTGGAAAAAACTACACGCTGGTTCAGATTAAATGAGTTTGCAGGTGCATCTTTTGCGACTCAATATACTGTTGAGGTTGCAGTATTTGCTAACGGAGAGTGGCAGCCTTACGGAGAAAGCTGTACAATTACAACTCCTGCATTCCCCGTTACAAAAGTCAGCACACAATATTGCGGCACTACTGTATCATCATTTAATTCACTTGTTTATGCCGATGGTGTAGCTATGGCATCAGCCTACAGGTTCAGGATAAGTGACGGCATCATAACATCAATAGTAACAAAGCCTGCACGTTATTTTATAATAAACGAGATACCAGGCTATACATATAATAAAACTTATGTGATAGACGTTGCGGCCCAGATAAATGGCGTTTGGGGACAATATGGCAGCGCCTGCAGCATTAGTACAATGGCAGTTCCCGGCACACAGCTTGAGTCAGTATACTGCGGCACTACTGTGTCATCATTCGCATCTCTTGTGTATGCAACTTCAGTACCACTGGCCACACAATATCTTTTTCGTATCACAACAGGCAGTATAACTATGGTTGTAAGCAAACCCGCAAGGTATCTTGCAATAAATGAGATTCCGGATTATACATATTCAAGAACGTATTCAATAAGCGTTGCAGTCCAGGTTAACGGCGAATATGGCAGTTTTGGCCCGTCATGTACTATAACTACTATGCCGGTGCAAACAAGCCAGCTTGCCAGTGGCTATTGCGGTGGTACAATGCCAAAAGTCAAATCTGTGGTTTATGCCAACCACATATCTCAGGCTACGCGTTACCGCTTTAGTATAGATTATGCCGGCAATACTTACATACTTGAAAATACAGCACGTTATTTCGGATTATATAGTATTCCGGGTAATACTTACGGCCGCACATATACTGTTAGGGTGGCAGTAGAAGTTGCGGGTCAATGGGGCCCTTATGGCGAACCTTGCACCGTTAGTACACCAAATTCATCAACAGGCCGTCCCGGAAGTGCTGATTTTGCTGTTGAAGCAGAAATTACCGATTTAAAGGCAGCTGTCAGGGTTACATCATACCCCAACCCATATACCGATATCTTTACAATTGAAATGGACACACCAAGCCAGGAAAAAGTTGTTGTCCGCGTGTTTGACATGAATGGCAGGCTGGTGGAAGATATCACTGTTTCACCTGAAGAGCTTGCCTCGCAAAAGCTTGGCAGCAGGTATGCGGCAGGTGTGTATAATGTGATTGTAACACAGGGCGATTACATAAAAACCTTTAAAGTTGTTAAGAAGTGA
- a CDS encoding head GIN domain-containing protein, whose protein sequence is MNYELRTFLILKLLCLVVLTFSGCTDDTMPECFRTAGNVVEYDVPVDAFTSIKISEGIELVITQGDEQRVTIKTPENFKPEIKAQTVGSELQLTNSTSCNWVRDYNLTTVYVTTPNLEGIYSASQFDVKNNGVLNFASLKLSSGLYGKSPSGIWKLNINCQNLTIEDNQSSFYDISGNADNLMVNFYAGDSRFDGSGLTSQNLQIFHRSSNDIIARPALEARGTLYSTGNLILKTHPPIVDVIQLFHGEVRYE, encoded by the coding sequence ATGAATTACGAATTACGAACTTTCCTTATATTGAAATTGTTATGCCTGGTGGTGTTGACCTTTTCAGGATGTACAGATGATACTATGCCGGAATGTTTCCGTACTGCAGGTAATGTTGTAGAATATGATGTGCCCGTTGATGCTTTCACTTCAATAAAAATTTCTGAAGGGATTGAGCTTGTGATAACTCAGGGTGATGAACAGCGCGTAACTATAAAAACGCCGGAAAACTTTAAACCTGAAATAAAAGCACAAACTGTTGGAAGCGAACTTCAGCTGACCAACAGCACATCGTGCAACTGGGTGCGTGATTACAACCTGACAACAGTATATGTAACTACCCCAAATCTTGAAGGCATTTATTCAGCATCTCAATTTGATGTAAAGAACAATGGTGTGCTTAACTTCGCATCGCTAAAGCTTAGTTCAGGACTATATGGAAAAAGCCCTTCAGGCATCTGGAAGCTTAATATAAACTGCCAAAATCTTACTATTGAAGATAACCAGTCGTCTTTTTACGATATTTCCGGAAATGCCGATAACCTGATGGTAAATTTTTACGCAGGCGATTCAAGGTTTGACGGAAGCGGCCTTACTTCACAAAATTTGCAGATCTTTCACCGGAGCAGTAATGACATCATTGCTCGGCCCGCACTTGAAGCCAGAGGCACCCTCTACTCTACCGGAAATCTTATCCTTAAAACGCATCCGCCAATAGTTGATGTGATACAACTTTTTCACGGGGAGGTACGCTATGAATAA
- a CDS encoding M28 family peptidase: protein MKKLTLSFIVAASFFTAAQAQKKVAIPTYSVSEQSVVTTLKFLTSDELKGRDTGSEGAEMAAKYLEEIFRKNQIKPYFATYRDTLSNTDKPAYNIIGVLEGTDPKLKNEFVIISAHYDHVGISPKPVDGDDIFNGANDNATGTTTVAEFVNYYAKAKNNKRSILFCFFSAEEKGLLGSYHLAKKLKAQNFNLYTVLNYEMTGVPLGGENQAFLTGYGRSNMADKINEYAGKKIIGSNEFEMKYQLFKYSDNYPFFLEFNIPSHTISTTEMTTFKYYHHVDDEFDKMDTRHMRDFIQLMIPVSDKIINAPTKEIALKKS from the coding sequence ATGAAGAAACTTACCCTGTCTTTTATTGTAGCTGCATCATTCTTTACAGCTGCACAGGCTCAGAAAAAGGTTGCCATACCAACATATTCTGTAAGCGAGCAATCGGTAGTCACTACCCTTAAATTCCTTACAAGCGATGAGTTAAAAGGCCGTGACACCGGCAGTGAAGGCGCTGAAATGGCTGCTAAATACCTTGAGGAAATTTTCAGGAAAAACCAGATAAAGCCCTACTTTGCAACGTACCGGGATACGCTGAGCAATACCGATAAGCCTGCCTACAATATCATCGGGGTGCTTGAAGGAACCGATCCAAAGCTTAAGAATGAGTTTGTTATCATCAGCGCGCACTATGACCATGTAGGCATCTCCCCAAAACCTGTGGATGGTGATGATATCTTTAACGGAGCCAATGATAATGCCACAGGCACCACCACAGTGGCCGAATTTGTAAACTATTACGCGAAAGCTAAAAACAATAAGCGAAGCATACTGTTCTGTTTTTTCTCTGCTGAAGAAAAAGGGCTTTTAGGCAGCTACCACCTTGCTAAAAAGCTTAAAGCGCAGAACTTTAACCTGTATACTGTACTTAATTATGAAATGACCGGTGTACCGCTGGGTGGCGAAAACCAGGCATTCCTTACAGGGTATGGCCGCAGTAACATGGCAGACAAGATAAATGAATATGCCGGCAAGAAAATCATAGGCTCAAATGAGTTTGAGATGAAATACCAGCTTTTCAAATATTCAGACAACTACCCGTTTTTCCTTGAGTTCAATATTCCGTCACATACCATTTCAACTACCGAAATGACAACTTTTAAGTATTACCATCATGTGGATGATGAGTTTGACAAGATGGATACCAGGCACATGCGCGACTTTATACAGCTTATGATTCCGGTTTCAGACAAGATCATTAATGCACCTACAAAAGAAATTGCCCTGAAAAAATCATGA
- a CDS encoding SDR family oxidoreductase, which yields MKNIVITGTSRGIGYQLAQRFANEGHNVLAISRNVPQEFAASDKITCIRADIAETGGLDIVAEFLNSTWRHVDIVIHNAGALILKPFEEISAEEFEYIYRVNVFGVAALNRVVLPYMKSGGHVVTISSMGGVQGTIKFAGLSAYSSSKGAATTLSELLAEEYKDKGIAFNVLALGAVNTEMLSEAFPGYEAPLSAGEMASFIHGFALTGNKFFNGKVLQVSSSTP from the coding sequence ATGAAAAACATTGTAATTACGGGCACCAGCCGCGGCATAGGCTACCAGCTGGCGCAGCGCTTTGCCAATGAAGGGCACAATGTGCTTGCCATATCGCGCAACGTGCCACAGGAGTTTGCCGCCAGCGATAAGATAACCTGCATACGAGCCGATATTGCCGAAACAGGAGGCCTTGATATTGTAGCTGAATTTTTAAATTCGACATGGCGCCATGTTGATATAGTAATCCACAACGCCGGCGCACTTATTTTAAAGCCTTTTGAAGAGATATCTGCTGAAGAGTTTGAATATATATACCGCGTGAATGTTTTTGGCGTAGCGGCGCTTAATCGCGTTGTGCTGCCCTATATGAAAAGCGGCGGGCATGTGGTAACCATAAGCAGCATGGGCGGTGTGCAGGGAACTATAAAATTTGCCGGGCTTTCGGCTTACAGCTCAAGCAAAGGTGCGGCCACTACCCTGTCAGAACTCCTCGCTGAAGAGTATAAAGACAAAGGTATAGCTTTTAACGTGCTGGCTTTGGGCGCCGTAAATACCGAAATGCTGAGCGAGGCATTCCCCGGTTATGAAGCACCGCTTTCCGCCGGAGAGATGGCATCTTTCATTCACGGCTTTGCATTGACAGGTAATAAATTCTTCAACGGCAAGGTACTGCAGGTATCTTCTTCCACCCCGTAA